One Psychrobacillus glaciei genomic region harbors:
- a CDS encoding class I SAM-dependent methyltransferase: MTTAIKYQSDFNEHINFIKKEYPNISEAINFDKVEELIKFIVENNLEVTDFETEFEDTRGSSYIKAQEEVLVRSKGIEGIMKLFSEDSMEKLCEKTILDLLGGNGLIFKVVQTLFPTSYRPSIITSDISKGMIDNALNNNILAIRQPAQKLLFKDDSVEGVLLAYGTHHIPKNQRLETVCEAKRVLKKGGKLIIHDFEEGGPVARWFSDVVHPFSLTGHDFPHFNKEELEQYFYESDFKEYKIEYLYDPFILIGETEKEVKNKFTDYLLNMYGLEKLIDLYPNNMSNEKLFEKAEEIFKYNYEDLNLYSDFGKEKITITLNNNKFHLEMPRVAIVGIGVK, from the coding sequence ATGACAACTGCTATAAAATATCAAAGCGATTTTAATGAACATATTAATTTCATTAAAAAAGAATATCCAAATATTAGTGAGGCTATTAATTTCGATAAAGTAGAAGAGCTAATTAAATTTATTGTAGAAAATAATTTGGAAGTTACAGATTTTGAAACAGAATTTGAAGATACTAGAGGTAGTTCTTATATTAAGGCACAAGAAGAAGTACTTGTAAGAAGCAAAGGCATAGAAGGAATAATGAAATTGTTTAGTGAAGATAGTATGGAAAAACTTTGTGAAAAAACGATTTTAGATTTGTTGGGAGGTAATGGATTAATTTTTAAAGTAGTTCAAACTTTATTTCCTACTTCTTATCGTCCTTCTATAATAACTAGTGATATTAGCAAGGGTATGATCGATAATGCTTTAAATAATAACATTTTAGCTATTCGACAGCCTGCACAAAAATTGTTATTTAAAGACGATTCAGTAGAAGGTGTTTTATTGGCTTATGGAACCCATCATATACCAAAGAATCAAAGATTAGAAACGGTGTGTGAAGCAAAAAGAGTCTTAAAGAAAGGAGGGAAATTAATTATCCATGATTTTGAAGAAGGAGGTCCAGTAGCAAGATGGTTTTCAGACGTAGTTCATCCCTTTTCTTTAACAGGACATGATTTTCCGCACTTTAATAAAGAAGAATTAGAGCAATATTTTTACGAGAGTGATTTTAAAGAATACAAAATTGAATATCTCTATGATCCCTTTATTTTAATCGGAGAAACAGAAAAAGAAGTGAAGAACAAATTTACCGATTACTTACTCAATATGTATGGGTTAGAAAAACTAATAGATTTATATCCTAATAATATGAGCAATGAAAAATTGTTTGAAAAAGCAGAAGAGATTTTCAAGTATAACTACGAAGATTTAAATCTTTATTCCGATTTCGGGAAAGAGAAAATTACAATTACATTAAATAATAACAAATTTCATTTGGAAATGCCTCGAGTTGCTATTGTGGGGATCGGGGTTAAATAA
- the ilvE gene encoding branched-chain-amino-acid transaminase has protein sequence MYNFVLINNNFIEKQNASISVFDHGFLYGDGVFEGIRIYSGVPFLLREHIIRLYESAQSIFLKIPFTIEILEEMINSTIRKNNCKEDAYIRIVITRGKGIMGGHPLNKHEPTLIIIIEEINLFSEISRNEGINLVTVSTRKPKQDSLNTQAKTLNYLNNQMAKLEAIQAGGDEALVLDVNGYVCEGSKQNIFIIKNDEIITPPVYLGALNGITRNLVITLAEKNGYKVKESIFTLHDAYNADEVFLTGTGSEIVPVKKIDGRTIGRTSPGEKTRVIIQNFSDKTKNLISNNVDV, from the coding sequence ATGTATAACTTTGTGCTAATAAATAATAACTTTATTGAAAAACAAAATGCCAGTATATCGGTTTTTGATCATGGTTTTTTATATGGAGATGGTGTCTTTGAAGGAATAAGAATATATTCAGGAGTTCCATTTTTATTAAGAGAACATATTATTAGATTATATGAATCAGCTCAGTCAATATTTCTGAAAATTCCTTTCACAATAGAAATATTAGAAGAAATGATTAATTCAACTATAAGAAAGAATAATTGTAAAGAAGATGCCTATATTAGAATCGTTATAACTAGAGGGAAAGGTATAATGGGTGGTCATCCGTTGAATAAACACGAGCCCACCTTAATTATTATCATAGAAGAAATTAATCTATTTAGCGAAATATCAAGAAATGAGGGTATAAATTTAGTTACTGTTTCTACTCGGAAACCAAAACAAGATTCTTTAAATACACAGGCAAAAACACTCAATTATCTAAACAATCAGATGGCAAAACTAGAAGCTATACAGGCCGGTGGAGACGAAGCATTGGTTCTAGATGTTAACGGATATGTCTGCGAAGGTTCTAAACAAAATATTTTTATAATCAAAAATGATGAAATTATTACCCCGCCAGTTTATTTGGGTGCTTTAAATGGTATAACTAGAAATTTGGTTATTACTTTGGCTGAGAAAAATGGCTATAAAGTTAAAGAAAGTATATTTACTCTACATGATGCTTACAATGCTGATGAAGTTTTTTTAACTGGAACTGGTTCTGAAATAGTTCCAGTTAAAAAAATTGATGGTAGAACTATTGGAAGAACAAGTCCAGGAGAAAAAACTCGTGTTATAATTCAAAATTTTAGTGATAAGACTAAAAATCTTATATCTAACAATGTGGATGTTTGA
- a CDS encoding IS3 family transposase (programmed frameshift) translates to MSSKRRTFSTEFKKQVVALYENGKSRQDIAREYELTASALDRWITQFKQSGSFKEKDNRPSVEQELIDLRKRNKQLEMEVDIFKASRADHGTKIDVIQENRHKYSVLAMCKVLKIARSTFYHDTGMAIQKEQEKLAEEQKLKDEIVVIFEENRKVYGTRKIKDALKKADLTVSRRRIGRLMDELGIQSKYTKPSYKPMSTPPNEESVRNVLNRAFNVDKEMSVLVSDLTYVRVGGNWNYICFLIDLYNREIVGYSVGEQKDAALVQRAFKSVRYPLQNVKMFHTDRGSEFKNVGIDELLSTFKIKRSLSQKGNPYDNAVAEATFKILKTELINGSHYPTLEQLSLELFDYVNWYNNIRSHSKLGYLSPVAYKNLALNKVV, encoded by the exons ATGTCCAGTAAAAGAAGAACGTTTTCAACAGAATTTAAAAAACAAGTGGTTGCCCTATATGAAAATGGAAAAAGCCGTCAAGATATTGCCCGAGAATATGAATTAACCGCGTCTGCTTTAGACAGATGGATTACGCAATTCAAACAGTCAGGCTCCTTTAAAGAGAAAGACAACCGACCTTCGGTTGAGCAAGAACTGATTGACTTGCGTAAGAGAAATAAGCAACTCGAAATGGAAGTCGACATTT TTAAAGCAAGCCGCGCTGATCATGGGACGAAAATAGATGTGATTCAAGAAAATCGTCACAAATATTCTGTATTAGCAATGTGTAAAGTCCTAAAAATAGCTCGTAGCACTTTTTATCATGACACGGGAATGGCCATTCAAAAAGAACAAGAAAAGCTAGCTGAAGAGCAAAAATTAAAAGATGAAATAGTAGTGATTTTCGAAGAGAATCGTAAAGTATATGGAACCAGAAAAATAAAAGATGCCTTAAAAAAAGCTGATTTAACAGTCTCTAGACGACGTATTGGTCGATTGATGGACGAACTAGGAATTCAATCGAAATATACAAAACCATCCTATAAACCAATGTCTACCCCTCCAAATGAAGAATCAGTTCGAAATGTATTAAATCGAGCATTTAACGTGGATAAAGAGATGTCTGTGTTAGTAAGTGACTTAACGTATGTGAGAGTAGGAGGAAACTGGAATTATATTTGTTTTTTAATCGATTTATATAACAGAGAAATCGTCGGGTATAGTGTCGGAGAACAAAAGGACGCAGCTCTAGTTCAGCGTGCCTTTAAGTCTGTTAGATATCCTCTGCAAAACGTAAAAATGTTCCATACAGATCGTGGATCTGAATTTAAAAATGTTGGTATCGATGAATTATTAAGTACATTTAAGATTAAGCGATCTCTAAGTCAAAAAGGAAATCCTTATGATAATGCGGTGGCAGAAGCGACTTTTAAGATTTTAAAAACAGAACTCATCAACGGATCGCACTACCCTACCCTTGAACAGCTGTCTCTTGAACTTTTCGATTATGTCAATTGGTACAATAATATCCGGTCGCACAGTAAACTGGGTTATCTAAGTCCGGTCGCTTATAAAAACTTGGCCCTTAATAAAGTTGTTTGA
- a CDS encoding 4'-phosphopantetheinyl transferase family protein, translating to MHLIAIKTTQNKTDFEGLLDLIPKEKLEEINRKKSYRDYKNSILGYLGICFILHHFYGKDILKLEFFYNKNGKPFLKNSSLNFNLSHSENWIFCAVGNEIVGVDVEKMNPISFELLISNFSEEEKTVFDKVLVEEKLPLFYEIWVIKECYSKAIGTGLTDELLQTNTYKYLKTDYPRIEILEIDEEYKFSICVLSRRINYSLTKVDESTILELLKR from the coding sequence ATGCATTTAATTGCTATAAAAACTACTCAAAATAAAACTGATTTTGAAGGATTATTAGATTTAATTCCAAAAGAAAAATTAGAAGAAATAAATAGAAAAAAAAGTTATAGAGATTACAAAAACTCTATTTTAGGTTATTTAGGTATTTGTTTTATATTGCATCATTTCTACGGAAAAGACATACTAAAGCTTGAATTTTTCTATAACAAAAATGGAAAACCATTTTTAAAAAACTCTAGTTTAAATTTTAATTTATCTCATAGTGAAAATTGGATATTCTGTGCAGTTGGAAATGAAATAGTGGGTGTAGATGTCGAAAAAATGAACCCAATAAGTTTCGAATTATTAATTTCAAACTTTTCAGAAGAAGAAAAAACAGTATTTGATAAAGTACTAGTTGAAGAAAAATTACCTCTTTTTTATGAAATATGGGTAATAAAAGAATGTTACTCAAAAGCTATAGGAACAGGATTAACAGATGAGTTGTTACAAACTAATACTTATAAGTATTTGAAAACAGATTATCCAAGAATTGAAATTCTTGAAATTGATGAAGAATATAAATTTTCCATATGTGTTCTTAGCAGAAGAATAAATTATAGTCTAACTAAAGTTGATGAAAGCACGATTTTAGAACTGCTTAAAAGATAA
- a CDS encoding beta clamp domain-containing protein, whose translation MKKIIDIEFDDNYLLFEAENKKFSLYTRLIEGKYPNVESLVPTNFNTIMHVKTEDFLRVIDRACLFAKEMRHNTVNLEIKKISSNFTEIRRIEESQEIRMLEGEVKFNIAFDGLYMMDALKVIKSKEVKISFGGSMKPIVIEPGDNSSLLHLISPVRFY comes from the coding sequence ATGAAAAAAATAATTGATATAGAATTCGATGATAATTATCTTTTATTTGAAGCCGAAAATAAAAAATTCTCTCTTTATACTAGACTTATAGAAGGCAAATATCCGAATGTTGAAAGTTTAGTTCCAACAAATTTCAATACAATAATGCATGTAAAGACAGAAGATTTTTTGAGGGTTATTGATAGAGCTTGTTTGTTTGCTAAAGAAATGAGGCATAATACTGTTAATCTTGAAATAAAAAAAATATCTTCAAATTTTACAGAGATAAGAAGAATTGAAGAATCTCAAGAAATAAGGATGCTTGAGGGAGAAGTGAAATTTAATATAGCTTTTGATGGTCTATATATGATGGACGCTCTCAAAGTTATAAAATCCAAAGAAGTAAAAATTAGTTTTGGTGGATCGATGAAGCCAATTGTTATTGAACCCGGAGATAATTCTTCTCTTTTACATCTTATTTCTCCAGTAAGATTTTATTAA
- a CDS encoding thioesterase II family protein, which yields MKRTISKNKYIVLNENVSADIRLFCFPFAGGGASVFSKWSEELGHVFEVASIQLPGRETRIMEDPHTSMEDLIPMLAEDIKPYLDKKFIFFGHSMGTLIAFELSRFLEKIYNIKPLHLFLSSCGHPAQEQLSTPIHNLPYEEFVEELKRRNGTHQEVFDNKELLSLMLPYIRADFQICETYQYYSAEKLLVPITVLGGNEDYDVKNSDLERWGNETLGSFEKKIFSGDHFYLQKESKQSLQSFLIEQAKYYKF from the coding sequence ATGAAGAGAACTATTTCAAAAAATAAATATATAGTATTAAATGAAAATGTTAGCGCGGATATTAGACTTTTTTGTTTTCCTTTTGCTGGAGGAGGGGCTAGTGTATTTTCAAAATGGTCAGAAGAGCTGGGGCATGTTTTTGAAGTTGCCTCTATTCAATTACCAGGAAGAGAAACTAGAATAATGGAAGATCCTCATACAAGTATGGAAGATTTAATTCCCATGCTTGCTGAGGATATAAAGCCATACTTAGATAAAAAATTTATATTTTTTGGTCATAGTATGGGAACGTTAATTGCGTTTGAACTATCACGTTTTTTAGAAAAAATTTATAATATAAAACCACTTCACTTATTTCTTTCGAGTTGTGGGCATCCTGCACAAGAGCAACTCTCTACGCCTATTCATAACCTGCCTTACGAGGAATTTGTTGAAGAACTAAAAAGAAGAAACGGAACGCATCAAGAAGTTTTTGATAATAAAGAACTCTTATCTTTAATGCTTCCTTACATAAGAGCAGATTTTCAAATATGTGAAACTTATCAATACTATTCTGCTGAAAAATTGCTAGTTCCTATTACAGTGTTAGGTGGAAATGAAGATTATGATGTAAAGAATTCAGATCTAGAGAGATGGGGAAATGAAACTTTAGGTTCATTTGAAAAAAAAATTTTTTCGGGTGATCATTTTTATCTTCAAAAAGAGTCAAAACAAAGTCTTCAATCATTTCTTATTGAACAAGCCAAATATTATAAATTTTGA
- a CDS encoding cytochrome P450: MCSNEITGTDKKIDLMNLDLFELEEADDALKYLRENEPVYWNSVGETKGFWSITRYNDIVDIWKNFEYFTSEKGNMLRLFGNEDPAGGKMMVVTDPPNHQKIRRLHSKGMNPNSIKNLIPEIKYFVKGLFDEVPLNKSFDFVDKIAAKIPVSVTCGLLGIPKEDWNMIADLCRSCLAAEDSEFWKGYSLEETLTKVNGDLFFYLIDLVRKKRKNLSDDLISRLIQGEIDGVTLDDQTIALNLFSFILGGTETTKYAAAGGIAALIDYPEEMKKIEENRELLPSAIEEILRWTTPNIHVTRVATRDLILHGNNIKEGETLALWVTSANRDEEVFENSYQFNVSRTENRHITFGAGHHFCFGAQVAKMELTILLEEMLNRNYQISHAGKRERLRSNFLAGYKHLPLIFHT; encoded by the coding sequence ATGTGTTCCAATGAGATTACAGGAACTGATAAAAAAATAGATTTGATGAACTTAGACTTGTTTGAATTAGAGGAAGCAGACGATGCACTAAAATACTTAAGAGAAAATGAACCTGTTTATTGGAATTCGGTGGGGGAGACAAAAGGGTTCTGGTCTATTACAAGGTATAATGATATTGTAGATATATGGAAAAACTTTGAATATTTCACCTCTGAAAAAGGTAATATGCTTCGGCTATTTGGAAATGAAGATCCTGCCGGAGGGAAAATGATGGTAGTCACAGATCCTCCTAACCATCAAAAAATTAGAAGACTCCATAGTAAAGGCATGAATCCTAATTCAATTAAAAATCTAATACCTGAAATTAAATATTTTGTAAAAGGGTTATTTGATGAAGTCCCTTTAAACAAAAGCTTTGACTTTGTAGATAAAATAGCTGCAAAAATACCAGTAAGTGTAACATGCGGATTACTAGGTATTCCCAAAGAAGATTGGAACATGATAGCAGATTTGTGCAGGTCTTGCTTAGCTGCTGAGGATTCGGAATTTTGGAAAGGATACTCATTAGAAGAAACTTTAACTAAAGTAAATGGAGATCTCTTCTTTTATTTAATTGATTTGGTAAGAAAGAAAAGAAAAAACTTAAGTGACGATTTAATCTCTAGATTAATCCAAGGAGAAATAGATGGAGTAACGCTTGATGATCAAACTATAGCTTTGAACTTATTCAGCTTTATATTAGGAGGCACTGAAACTACCAAATATGCTGCCGCTGGTGGAATAGCTGCTTTAATTGATTATCCTGAAGAAATGAAAAAAATAGAAGAAAATAGAGAATTATTGCCTTCTGCTATTGAAGAAATCTTAAGATGGACAACCCCGAATATTCATGTAACTAGAGTAGCTACTAGAGACTTGATTCTTCATGGCAATAATATTAAAGAAGGAGAAACTTTAGCGCTATGGGTAACCTCTGCTAATCGCGATGAAGAAGTGTTTGAAAATTCCTATCAATTTAATGTGTCACGTACTGAAAATAGACATATAACTTTTGGAGCAGGTCATCATTTTTGCTTTGGTGCTCAAGTTGCTAAAATGGAATTGACAATTCTTCTTGAAGAAATGCTAAATCGTAATTATCAAATCAGTCATGCTGGAAAAAGAGAAAGATTAAGATCTAACTTTTTAGCTGGCTACAAACATTTACCGTTAATTTTCCATACGTAA